From a region of the Oryza sativa Japonica Group chromosome 6, ASM3414082v1 genome:
- the LOC4342139 gene encoding gibberellin-regulated protein 8 isoform X2, whose translation MASSGSKSKTNNGFFVPSPATAMAPCFLLLLIFFFLHVDASAAAASSSSHPQLVQQMQVKRARSLLQAPKIDCQGTCSGRCANNWKKEMCNKMCNVCCNRCNCVPPGSGQDTRHLCPCYDTMVNPHNGKLKCP comes from the exons ATGGCCTCCTCCGGCTCCAAGTCCAAGACCAACAATGGCTTCTTCGTCCCTTCTCCTGCAACTGCAATGGCGCCATGCTTCCTCCTCttgctcatcttcttcttcctccatgtcgatgcttctgctgctgctgcttcttcttcttcccatcCACAGCTG GTGCAGCAGATGCAGGTGAAGAGGGCGAGATCCCTCCTGCAGGCTCCAAAGATAG ACTGCCAGGGGACGTGCTCGGGGCGATGCGCCAACAACTGGAAGAAGGAGATGTGCAACAAGATGTGCAACGTCTGCTGCAACCGATGCAACTGCGTTCCCCCGGGAAGTGGGCAGGACACCCGCCACCTCTGCCCTTGCTACGACACCATGGTTAATCCACACAACGGCAAGCTCAAGTGCCCATGA
- the LOC4342139 gene encoding snakin-2 isoform X1, whose translation MASSGSKSKTNNGFFVPSPATAMAPCFLLLLIFFFLHVDASAAAASSSSHPQLQVQQMQVKRARSLLQAPKIDCQGTCSGRCANNWKKEMCNKMCNVCCNRCNCVPPGSGQDTRHLCPCYDTMVNPHNGKLKCP comes from the exons ATGGCCTCCTCCGGCTCCAAGTCCAAGACCAACAATGGCTTCTTCGTCCCTTCTCCTGCAACTGCAATGGCGCCATGCTTCCTCCTCttgctcatcttcttcttcctccatgtcgatgcttctgctgctgctgcttcttcttcttcccatcCACAGCTG CAGGTGCAGCAGATGCAGGTGAAGAGGGCGAGATCCCTCCTGCAGGCTCCAAAGATAG ACTGCCAGGGGACGTGCTCGGGGCGATGCGCCAACAACTGGAAGAAGGAGATGTGCAACAAGATGTGCAACGTCTGCTGCAACCGATGCAACTGCGTTCCCCCGGGAAGTGGGCAGGACACCCGCCACCTCTGCCCTTGCTACGACACCATGGTTAATCCACACAACGGCAAGCTCAAGTGCCCATGA